The following are from one region of the Populus trichocarpa isolate Nisqually-1 chromosome 8, P.trichocarpa_v4.1, whole genome shotgun sequence genome:
- the LOC7460679 gene encoding phosphoglycerate kinase, cytosolic, whose translation MATKKSVSSLKEADLKGKRVFVRVDLNVPLDDNFNITDDTRIRAAVPTIKYLMSHGARVILSSHLGRPKGVTPKYSLKPLVPRLSELLGVDVKMANDCIGVEVEKIVAEIPEGGVLLLENVRFYKEEEKNDPEFAKKLASLAEIYVNDAFGTAHRAHASTEGVAKYLKPAVAGFLMQKELDYLVGAVANPKKPFAAIVGGSKVSSKIGVIESLLEKVDLLFLGGGMIYTFYKAQGHSVGSSLVEEDKLDLATSLIEKAKVKGVKLLLPADVLVADKFAPDANSKVVPASEIPDGWMGLDIGPDSIKTFSEALDTTKTIIWNGPMGVFEFEKFAAGTEAIARKLAELSGKGVTTIIGGGDSVAAVEKAGLADKMSHISTGGGASLELLEGKPLPGVLALDDA comes from the exons atggCTACGAAGAAGAGTGTTAGCAGTTTAAAGGAAGCAGATTTGAAGGGAAAAAGAGTTTTTGTAAGAGTAGATCTGAATGTTCCTTTGGATGATAACTTTAATATTACCGATGATACTAGGATCCGTGCTGCTGTCCCCACTATCAAGTACTTGATGAGTCATGGTGCCAGAGTTATTCTTTCCTCTCACTTG GGACGCCCAAAGGGTGTCACACCTAAATACAGCTTGAAGCCTCTTGTACCAAGGCTATCTGAACTTCTTGGTGTTGATGTTAAGATGGCAAATGATTGTATTGGTGTGGAGGTTGAGAAAATTGTGGCTGAGATTCCAGAAGGGGGTGTTTTGCTCCTTGAAAATGTAAGGTTTTATAAGGAGGAAGAGAAGAATGACCCTGAATTTGCAAAGAAGCTCGCTTCTCTAGCAGAAATCTATGTGAATGATGCATTTGGCACTGCTCACAGAGCCCATGCATCCACTGAGGGCGTGGCTAAATACTTGAAGCCTGCTGTTGCTGGTTTCCTTATGCAGAAG GAACTCGATTATCTTGTTGGAGCTGTGGCAAATCCCAAGAAGCCATTTGCTGCAATTGTTGGTGGCTCAAAGGTATCTTCTAAGATTGGAGTTATCGAATCACTCTTGGAGAAGGTTGACCTCCTCTTCTTGGGTGGAGGAATGATCTATACTTTTTACAAAGCACAAGGGCACTCAGTTGGGTCCTCCCTTGTTGAGGAAGACAAACTTGATCTTGCAACTTCACTTATTGAGAAGGCCAAGGTCAAGGGGGTAAAACTGCTGCTGCCTGCAGATGTGCTTGTTGCTGACAAGTTTGCTCCAGATGCCAACAGCAAG GTGGTGCCAGCTTCTGAGATACCAGATGGTTGGATGGGTTTGGACATAGGACCTGATTCCATCAAGACATTCAGCGAGGCATTGGATACAACCAAGACCATTATTTGGAATGGACCAATGGGTGTCTTTGAGTTCGAGAAGTTTGCAGCGGGAACTGAG GCAATTGCCAGGAAGCTTGCCGAGCTCAGTGGCAAGGGAGTGACTACCATCATTGGAGGAGGTGACTCTGTCGCTGCTGTGGAGAAGGCTGGACTCGCTGACAAGATGAGCCACATCTCAACAGGAGGTGGTGCCAGCTTAGAGCTTCTAGAGGGCAAACCATTACCTGGAGTCCTGGCTCTTGATGATGCTTAA
- the LOC7496585 gene encoding phosphoglycerate kinase, chloroplastic has protein sequence MASATAPTTLSLLKTAAASTSTSARASLLPVSTSGLRTTSLRGLGFSAADPLFSSHVVSKIRSFKSNGRAPRAVVSMAKKSVGDLTAADLKGKKVFVRADLNVPLDENQKITDDTRIRAAVPTIKYLISKGAKVILSSHLGRPKGVTPKFSLAPLVPRLSELLGIQVVKADDCIGPEVEKLVASLPEGGVLLLENVRFYKEEEKNEPEFAKKLASMADLYVNDAFGTAHRAHASTEGVTKFLKPSVAGFLLQKELDYLVGAVSNPKRPFAAIVGGSKVSSKIGVIESLLEKCDILLLGGGMIFTFYKAQGLAVGSSLVEEDKLDLATTLLEKAKAKGVSLLLPSDVVIADKFAPDANSKTVPASAIPDGWMGLDIGPESVKTFSEALGTTQTVIWNGPMGVFEFEKFANGTEAIAKKLAELSGKGVTTIIGGGDSVAAVEKVGVADVMSHISTGGGASLELLEGKELPGVLALDEVERVAV, from the exons ATGGCCTCTGCCACAGCACCAACAACTCTATCTCTCCTCAAAACAGCCGCCGCCTCCACCTCCACTTCTGCCCGTGCCTCCCTTCTCCCAGTCTCCACCTCTGGCCTCCGCACAACCAGCCTCCGTGGTCTTGGTTTCTCTGCTGCAGACCCATTGTTTAGTTCTCATGTGGTGTCCAAAATCCGATCTTTCAAGTCAAATGGCAGAGCACCAAGAGCTGTGGTGTCTATGGCAAAGAAGAGTGTGGGTGACTTGACTGCTGCTGACTTGAAAGGGAAGAAAGTGTTTGTTAGAGCTGATTTGAATGTGCCTCTTGATGAGAATCAGAAAATTACTGATGATACTAGAATTAGAGCCGCTGTTCCTactattaaatatttgatttcaaaagGGGCCAAAGTTATTCTTTCTAGTCATTTG gGACGACCAAAAGGTGTAACTCCAAAATTCAGCTTGGCACCTCTTGTTCCCCGGTTATCTGAACTCCTTGGAATTCAG GTTGTGAAAGCTGATGATTGCATTGGTCCAGAGGTAGAAAAGTTGGTTGCTTCACTTCCCGAGGGTGGTGTTCTTCTTCTTGAAAATGTCAGGTTTTAcaaggaagaagagaagaacGAACCTGAATTCGCAAAGAAGCTTGCTTCCATGGCAGATCTTTATGTAAATGATGCATTTGGAACTGCACATAGAGCACACGCCTCAACTGAGGGAGTCACGAAATTCTTGAAACCATCTGTTGCTGGTTTCCTCTTGCAGAAG GAGCTGGACTACCTTGTTGGGGCAGTTTCAAACCCAAAGAGGCCATTTGCTGCCATTGTGGGTGGTTCTAAGGTCTCATCGAAGATTGGAGTCATTGAGTCACTCCTGGAGAAGTGTGATATCCTCCTTTTGGGTGGAGGTATGATTTTCACATTTTACAAGGCTCAAGGCCTCGCAGTAGGTTCATCCTTGGTTGAGGAAGATAAGCTTGATTTGGCGACCACACTACTTGAGAAGGCCAAGGCAAAAGGAGTGTCTCTTTTGCTACCTAGTGATGTGGTAATTGCAGACAAGTTTGCTCCTGATGCAAATAGCAAG ACTGTGCCAGCATCAGCCATCCCAGATGGTTGGATGGGACTGGATATTGGACCAGAATCTGTGAAAACATTCAGTGAGGCTTTGGGAACCACCCAAACTGTCATCTGGAATGGACCCATGGGAGTGTTTGAGTTTGAGAAGTTTGCGAATGGAACAGAG GCCATTGCAAAGAAGCTTGCTGAGCTTAGTGGCAAGGGAGTTACAACTATTATTGGAGGTGGAGATTCTGTTGCAGCTGTAGAAAAAGTAGGAGTTGCTGATGTCATGAGCCACATATCAACTGGTGGTGGTGCCAGCTTGGAGTTGTTGGAAGGGAAAGAGCTACCAGGTGTCCTTGCTCTTGACGAAGTCGAACGAGTTGCTGTGTAG